One Peromyscus leucopus breed LL Stock chromosome 4, UCI_PerLeu_2.1, whole genome shotgun sequence genomic region harbors:
- the Scp2d1 gene encoding SCP2 sterol-binding domain-containing protein 1, producing MWKRTDPQAKIKAGDRPQTCHSLALGPATETALPHPLELSDFQGFSLFEDISHHIKEVGAQLVKKVNAIFQLDITKDGKTVLQWTIDLKNGSGDTYLGSARLPADTVFIIPDSVFMELVVGKMNPQKAFLAGKFKVRGKVFLSQKLERIFRDWGKF from the coding sequence ATGTGGAAGAGAACTGATCCTCAAGCCAAGATCAAAGCTGGGGATAGGCCTCAGACTTGCCATTCTCTGGCTCTAGGACCGGCCACAGAGACGGCACTGCCACACCCTCTAGAACTGTCAGACTTCCAGGGCTTCTCCTTGTTTGAGGACATTAGCCATCACATCAAAGAAGTAGGAGCCCAACTGGTAAAGAAAGTGAATGCCATCTTTCAGCTGGACATCACCAAAGACGGGAAGACTGTTCTGCAGTGGACCATTGACCTCAAGAATGGTTCTGGGGACACATACCTGGGATCTGCCCGGCTTCCAGCAGACACTGTCTTCATCATCCCTGACTCTGTCTTCATGGAGTTAGTTGTGGGTAAGATGAACCCACAGAAGGCTTTCCTGGCTGGCAAGTTCAAAGTGAGAGGCAAAGTTTTCCTTAGCCAGAAGCTAGAGAGGATCTTCAGAGACTGGGGCAAATTTTAA